From one Methanophagales archaeon genomic stretch:
- a CDS encoding cob(I)yrinic acid a,c-diamide adenosyltransferase → MNSGAGKIIVYYGKGEGKTTASIGHAIRALGHNKRVVILQFMKGRPTTGEYQFLKNLDNLQIHLCGTPGFLKDGESREIHLKKAKEGLELAHRVLREKQADLLILDEILYAVKFELLTEDDVFKLLEERGHTDIILSGREPGARIIEMADIATHMEKVKHYWNETRSTISGIEY, encoded by the coding sequence ATGAACTCAGGAGCGGGAAAAATCATCGTCTACTACGGGAAGGGAGAGGGAAAGACAACCGCCTCTATTGGTCATGCCATAAGGGCGTTGGGCCATAATAAAAGAGTAGTGATATTGCAGTTTATGAAAGGAAGACCAACTACCGGGGAATACCAGTTTCTAAAGAACCTCGACAACTTACAGATACATCTTTGCGGCACTCCGGGTTTTTTAAAGGACGGAGAATCGCGAGAGATACATCTCAAAAAAGCTAAAGAGGGCTTGGAATTAGCTCATAGAGTGCTACGTGAAAAACAAGCTGACCTTTTGATTCTGGATGAGATATTGTACGCGGTAAAATTCGAACTGTTAACAGAAGACGATGTTTTTAAGCTGTTGGAAGAAAGGGGTCATACGGATATCATTCTTAGCGGTAGAGAGCCAGGCGCCCGAATAATCGAGATGGCTGATATAGCTACTCACATGGAGAAGGTCAAGCATTATTGGAATGAAACCCGCAGCACAATTTCAGGAATAGAATATTAA
- a CDS encoding ferrous iron transporter B, producing MKRIAMMGCPNVGKSVLFSRLTGVNVISSNYPGTTVDFTKGYTHIGGEKFELIDVPGTYSLEPISKAEEVARTMLQEADIIINVVDATHMERNLYLTLEILGMKKPTIIALNLSDEAKHIGIDIDVRHLEKLLGVPVVPTCAISGEGVKELTLKLRAAKQSEQIKPMTEEERWRKIGDIIRKVQVVHHRHHTIREHIADITVKPATGIPIAVIVIFLIFLFIIRIGNLIIEYLMDPIFYDYYGPWIVGVVNTFYPKGLVHEILIGKSTLESLDFTQSFGLLTTGLYVPFDMVLPFVVTFYLMLSLLEDTGYLPRLAVLVDTGLHKLGLHGSAIVPTILGLGCNVPGALATRIMETEKQRFIAATLMAIAVPCMAQSAMIFGILGKYGMRWILMVYGTLALLYISLGLVLKRIIKGESPELLLEVPPYRKPDPVTLLKKTWTKAYGFLVEAVPFVLLGVFVMNLLYISGVIELLSGLFSPVLTTLLGLPKEAIVALIMGFLRKDIAVGMLLPLGMTPQQLTISCVILSTYFPCVATFVILLKELGIRDMLKATGLMLIVSLTVGVLMRAILI from the coding sequence ATGAAGCGGATAGCAATGATGGGCTGTCCAAATGTGGGCAAGAGTGTCCTCTTCTCGCGCCTCACCGGTGTGAATGTGATCTCATCCAATTATCCTGGTACAACCGTTGACTTCACGAAGGGTTACACGCACATAGGCGGAGAAAAGTTTGAGTTGATTGATGTACCCGGCACATACTCCTTAGAGCCGATCTCGAAGGCGGAAGAGGTGGCTCGTACCATGCTCCAGGAAGCGGATATAATAATAAACGTGGTGGATGCGACTCACATGGAACGCAATCTGTATCTCACACTGGAGATACTGGGCATGAAAAAGCCGACCATCATCGCATTGAATCTCTCGGACGAGGCAAAGCACATAGGCATTGATATAGACGTACGGCATCTGGAGAAGCTACTCGGAGTACCTGTGGTTCCGACATGTGCTATATCCGGTGAGGGTGTAAAGGAATTGACATTGAAATTACGTGCTGCGAAGCAATCAGAGCAGATCAAGCCGATGACCGAGGAAGAGCGGTGGCGGAAAATAGGAGACATCATCCGAAAAGTTCAGGTTGTGCATCACCGACACCATACTATCCGGGAGCACATAGCTGATATCACCGTGAAGCCCGCGACCGGTATACCAATTGCGGTGATTGTGATATTCCTGATATTTTTATTCATCATCCGGATAGGGAATCTGATAATAGAATATTTGATGGACCCGATATTCTATGATTACTATGGTCCGTGGATAGTGGGGGTTGTGAATACATTTTATCCCAAGGGGCTGGTACATGAGATACTGATAGGTAAGTCCACACTCGAATCTCTTGATTTCACACAGTCGTTCGGGCTTCTGACAACAGGGTTATATGTCCCTTTTGATATGGTCCTGCCGTTTGTGGTCACATTTTATCTCATGCTCAGCCTGCTTGAAGACACAGGCTATCTGCCTCGACTCGCGGTGCTTGTGGATACAGGACTGCACAAGCTGGGCTTACACGGCTCTGCAATTGTACCCACAATATTAGGTCTGGGTTGCAACGTCCCGGGCGCATTAGCCACACGGATAATGGAGACAGAGAAGCAACGATTCATTGCTGCCACATTGATGGCTATAGCGGTACCCTGTATGGCACAATCAGCGATGATATTTGGTATTCTTGGCAAATATGGTATGAGGTGGATACTCATGGTTTACGGCACTCTCGCTTTGTTATACATCTCTCTGGGACTGGTATTGAAGAGGATAATAAAAGGTGAGAGTCCTGAACTATTGCTGGAAGTCCCGCCGTATCGCAAACCAGACCCTGTAACGCTCTTGAAAAAGACGTGGACGAAGGCTTATGGCTTCCTGGTGGAGGCTGTTCCGTTTGTCCTGCTGGGCGTCTTCGTTATGAATCTGCTATATATATCAGGGGTGATAGAGTTACTTTCAGGGCTATTTTCACCTGTTCTCACTACCCTGCTTGGCTTGCCCAAGGAGGCAATAGTTGCCCTGATCATGGGCTTCTTGAGGAAGGACATCGCTGTCGGTATGCTATTACCACTGGGAATGACCCCACAGCAATTGACTATTTCATGTGTGATTTTAAGCACATATTTCCCATGTGTGGCTACTTTCGTCATCCTGCTCAAGGAATTAGGGATCAGAGATATGCTAAAAGCGACCGGGCTGATGCTTATCGTTTCTCTCACCGTCGGGGTACTCATGAGGGCGATATTGATTTAA
- a CDS encoding glycosyltransferase family 39 protein, producing the protein MRIAWKPWELASIAALTAIFIVIATINLGALEIPSSCWQPHDHGTDTGTGTGINEVVLDFGAVQPLGDVYIFLRDANRTVFDLYGSTSTSTPPSGDGWRKLYSYDNLEKVHFCNWDKIELNTNARFLKFHFTNESTGKIGEILVLSRANRRIAIKDIEGEGSSRLIDEQDRVQLPVTQKDGAYFDEMYFVRTAWEYLNLKEPYEWTHPPLGKLIIALGILIFGMNPFGWRFLGVLAAAAMIPIMFSLSRLMFKSGGAGIFAASLLTFDFMHFSLARLATGEIYLALFSLLSFFFAFLYLYRGSPYALFLSIVSCGLCFTVKWTAFFGFIAILALMLVCKKRDWQLILAGLLVSAAIYLASYIPSMLAGGGHGLIDVFKLQFSMFGYHAGIRATHPFSSPWWSWQLMLKPLWMYSNTLDGTGTVSTVVLMGNPAVWWGSIPALGFIVIQRLIRKFDYTALFIILPFLLLWLPYALITRILFIYHFVADVPFMILAITYCMMMLQEKRRLFLFAMLSFVILAVALFALFYPVISGYPITVGYKDSLKWLTGWIF; encoded by the coding sequence ATGAGGATAGCATGGAAGCCCTGGGAGCTAGCATCAATAGCTGCTCTCACAGCTATATTCATTGTAATAGCCACAATCAATCTCGGTGCTCTGGAGATACCCTCATCCTGCTGGCAGCCCCACGACCACGGTACTGACACTGGTACTGGTACTGGCATTAATGAGGTTGTACTTGACTTCGGTGCTGTTCAGCCTCTGGGCGATGTTTATATCTTCCTGCGCGATGCAAACCGAACGGTGTTCGACCTTTATGGCTCTACATCTACATCTACACCACCCAGCGGTGATGGGTGGAGAAAGCTCTACTCCTATGATAACTTAGAGAAGGTCCACTTTTGCAACTGGGATAAGATAGAACTGAACACCAACGCGCGATTCCTCAAGTTCCACTTCACGAACGAATCAACGGGTAAAATAGGTGAGATACTGGTATTATCCAGAGCGAACAGGAGAATAGCAATCAAGGACATAGAAGGAGAAGGTAGCTCGAGATTGATTGATGAGCAGGATCGTGTGCAATTACCTGTTACGCAGAAGGATGGTGCTTATTTTGATGAAATGTACTTTGTACGAACAGCGTGGGAATATCTGAACTTAAAAGAGCCGTATGAATGGACGCACCCACCACTTGGAAAACTCATAATCGCACTTGGTATCCTCATATTTGGTATGAATCCTTTTGGATGGCGATTTCTGGGCGTACTCGCTGCTGCTGCGATGATACCCATTATGTTCAGCTTGAGCAGACTTATGTTCAAGAGTGGCGGAGCAGGCATCTTCGCCGCTTCTCTTCTAACCTTTGATTTCATGCATTTCTCACTCGCGCGATTAGCAACAGGCGAGATCTATCTCGCTCTTTTCTCACTCCTCAGCTTCTTTTTTGCTTTCCTTTACCTCTACAGGGGAAGCCCCTATGCTCTATTCCTCAGTATCGTCTCATGTGGTCTTTGTTTCACTGTGAAATGGACTGCATTTTTTGGTTTTATTGCTATTCTGGCTCTCATGTTGGTATGCAAGAAGCGTGATTGGCAACTGATCCTGGCGGGTCTGCTGGTATCTGCTGCGATTTATCTCGCAAGCTATATACCTTCAATGCTCGCAGGTGGGGGGCACGGTCTGATTGATGTCTTCAAATTGCAGTTTAGTATGTTCGGGTATCACGCCGGCATCAGGGCTACACATCCCTTCTCCTCGCCCTGGTGGAGCTGGCAACTGATGCTAAAGCCACTCTGGATGTACTCCAACACGCTTGATGGCACAGGTACAGTTTCAACAGTCGTTCTGATGGGCAATCCGGCGGTATGGTGGGGCAGTATACCCGCATTGGGCTTCATCGTGATACAGAGATTGATAAGGAAGTTTGATTATACAGCACTCTTCATCATCCTGCCTTTCCTGCTGCTATGGCTGCCCTATGCGCTCATCACACGGATACTCTTCATTTATCATTTCGTGGCTGATGTCCCCTTCATGATACTCGCTATTACTTACTGCATGATGATGCTACAAGAGAAGAGGCGGTTATTTTTATTTGCTATGTTAAGCTTCGTTATCCTCGCAGTTGCTCTTTTCGCACTATTCTATCCGGTTATATCGGGCTATCCCATCACAGTAGGCTATAAAGATAGTCTGAAGTGGCTTACTGGTTGGATATTTTAA
- the cdhD gene encoding CO dehydrogenase/acetyl-CoA synthase subunit delta: MNSKMPKEVSLADIMKMIEEYEVVELEDVRIEGDVEIELGTVIAPAVIQALQQQQQLQVRKEAVELVEARFEVGKAEWNGEIEEVTIGATSADGGTRERTVTIGGEKALPFYNFDHPMPHPPVISVDCFDMPISLAKAVREHYQDVMEDPGEWAKKNVHKFGADMVTIHLISTDPMIKDTPAREAAKTVEEVLQAVKVPIVIGGSGNPDKDPEVLEAAAEAAAGERCLIASANLNMDYERIAKAAMANGHVILSWTQLDINAQKTLNRYLFKLGVPRNDIVIDPTTAALGYGLDYAFTNIERMRISALKGDTDLAFPISCGITNAWGAREAWMKNSPIKEDSDWGPASYRGPLYEIITGLTLGIAGGDMFMMMHPEAGAAVKKITRMLFGIGTDTETEVKHIDIEDWVRWKG; the protein is encoded by the coding sequence TTGAATAGTAAGATGCCGAAAGAGGTAAGCCTGGCAGACATAATGAAGATGATAGAGGAATACGAGGTGGTGGAGCTGGAGGACGTAAGGATAGAGGGCGACGTGGAGATAGAGTTAGGAACCGTTATAGCCCCTGCAGTAATACAGGCATTGCAGCAGCAACAGCAATTACAGGTGAGGAAAGAGGCTGTGGAGCTGGTAGAAGCCCGCTTTGAGGTTGGGAAAGCGGAGTGGAATGGCGAGATAGAGGAGGTAACAATAGGAGCTACGTCTGCCGATGGTGGTACCAGAGAGCGCACAGTGACAATAGGTGGTGAGAAAGCTCTGCCTTTCTATAACTTCGATCATCCAATGCCACACCCGCCGGTGATCTCCGTAGACTGTTTTGACATGCCAATATCGCTGGCAAAGGCTGTGCGGGAGCATTATCAGGATGTGATGGAGGACCCTGGAGAGTGGGCGAAGAAGAATGTTCACAAATTCGGTGCTGATATGGTTACGATTCATCTGATAAGTACAGACCCAATGATAAAGGACACACCCGCACGAGAGGCGGCGAAGACGGTAGAGGAGGTATTACAGGCGGTTAAGGTGCCCATAGTCATTGGTGGTTCCGGCAATCCGGATAAAGACCCTGAGGTACTGGAAGCCGCGGCAGAGGCTGCTGCTGGCGAACGCTGCCTGATTGCATCAGCGAACCTGAATATGGATTATGAGCGAATAGCAAAAGCGGCTATGGCTAATGGGCATGTCATTCTATCATGGACTCAACTGGATATAAATGCGCAGAAGACGCTGAACCGATACCTGTTCAAACTCGGCGTGCCCCGTAATGATATAGTAATAGACCCGACAACAGCAGCTCTCGGTTATGGACTGGATTATGCATTCACGAATATAGAGCGGATGAGAATATCAGCGTTAAAGGGTGATACAGACCTGGCATTCCCTATTTCATGTGGCATAACGAACGCATGGGGTGCGAGAGAGGCATGGATGAAGAACTCGCCAATCAAGGAAGATTCTGATTGGGGTCCTGCGAGCTATCGTGGACCTTTATATGAGATCATCACAGGATTGACTCTGGGCATAGCGGGTGGTGACATGTTCATGATGATGCATCCGGAGGCAGGTGCTGCAGTAAAAAAAATAACCCGGATGCTATTTGGCATTGGCACTGATACAGAAACAGAAGTTAAGCATATAGATATTGAAGATTGGGTGAGGTGGAAGGGATAA
- a CDS encoding DUF3160 domain-containing protein, translating to MKTKIALKMSAIVLMFAISVMFITIPPVVADHGVIAPSIDIPVFESEQKAVVAWNGSMETLIISTDVNASENSTALEILPLPSNHGKIKAGNLESFNQTLGLIEEELENVSSCVTGLFEDDAWLTAWRYNGSIENFNVSDNRNGNIANFNCGVTSEDINRGGIFDPNITLEAQEVPTALTFDTGKTANPYPSISGTHNGSITPYETIYNVSTLYTYPCPGTGGHTEYVAFYYDPNRTEKITEGHWNGYDSDWYNITFSPFTMLANHTYYYTLKTGSYPQIHHTPVVEAEEERGIINCTSFVDANGRSYTNWIPAIRLVGESANSAEVQDENPKLAFSSHYNPTNVSVTPNVPSYQLPLTSGDISNFEKINTVFNLSESAKELLGSNGFVIINYGHEDDITAPYEYLKWHEVPIFVTADTLLHLYHIQFNEILKGVEEREFFDELVTMSKAMLVRAEHDYNNFSDSEPELKEAARRNVAYFSVALKLLQTPTEGYNGNGSENIREINFSIPNYVKDEVEAEIANIEKHEGFQPSPIFNSNANCSYFDSCCYSEDYSQYVPRGHYTQSEKLKRYFKAMMWYGRMAFLLKGCNGDDALVSEHDAKISTIQAALISSELPEVKAGDKPVQEIWDRIYAVTAFFVGKADDLTPYEYANALNSTFGVDFNLSELSDEANLLALKAELAKMRSPEIYGGSGVCVVYPPITREKLYECLDKTKGMRFMGQRFVPDSYMFQQLVSPAVGMYVGNDTPFTMCITQLGPERCFPRGLDVMAVLGSEMAEDILREEGDTEYGSKSNNKPVDVCSNSNNMSYDIQLNTLKSDFAGVNLSEWNQNLYWSWLYTLKPLLTEFGDGYPTFMQTEAWQKKELQTALASWTELRHDTILYVKQGYTLPRSVAMPPKPVGYVEPVPEFYARLLSLTQMTEEGLADLDVLTETERERLQSLERILERLVNISKAELENKELNESDYEFIRNFGESMDSIVAGVDARGMNTIIVADVHTDCNTKKVLEEGVGYVNMILVAYNVPDGRIIVGAGPVFSYYEFKHPMDDRLTDEKWNEMLENENEPPEVQEWVKGIMG from the coding sequence ATGAAAACTAAAATCGCACTGAAAATGTCTGCAATTGTTCTCATGTTCGCAATTTCCGTAATGTTTATTACTATTCCTCCTGTGGTTGCGGACCACGGGGTTATAGCCCCTTCAATAGACATTCCGGTATTCGAATCAGAGCAAAAAGCTGTTGTTGCGTGGAATGGATCAATGGAAACGCTGATTATTTCCACTGATGTCAATGCCTCTGAAAATTCCACCGCACTCGAGATTCTGCCTTTACCTTCAAATCACGGGAAAATAAAGGCAGGCAATTTAGAGTCTTTTAATCAAACGCTGGGACTAATAGAAGAAGAGCTCGAAAATGTCTCTTCTTGCGTTACTGGATTATTTGAAGACGATGCATGGCTAACGGCATGGCGATACAATGGGTCAATAGAGAATTTTAACGTCAGCGACAATCGCAACGGCAATATTGCGAACTTTAATTGCGGTGTAACTTCGGAAGATATAAACCGCGGTGGGATTTTCGACCCGAATATCACGCTTGAAGCGCAGGAAGTGCCAACAGCGCTCACCTTCGATACCGGGAAAACTGCCAACCCATACCCGAGCATCTCAGGCACACATAACGGGTCAATAACGCCATACGAGACTATATACAATGTATCCACACTTTATACATACCCCTGCCCGGGCACGGGTGGGCATACAGAATATGTTGCTTTTTATTATGACCCGAATAGAACAGAAAAGATAACCGAAGGGCATTGGAATGGTTACGACAGCGATTGGTATAATATCACTTTCTCACCTTTCACAATGCTCGCGAATCATACTTACTACTACACGTTAAAGACCGGCTCTTATCCTCAGATTCATCACACCCCTGTGGTGGAGGCGGAAGAAGAGAGGGGGATAATCAACTGCACCTCGTTCGTGGATGCGAATGGGCGTTCGTACACCAACTGGATACCTGCGATTCGATTAGTGGGTGAATCCGCGAATTCAGCAGAAGTACAGGACGAAAACCCGAAACTCGCGTTCTCCTCACACTACAATCCAACAAACGTCTCTGTAACTCCCAACGTGCCTTCTTATCAGTTGCCTTTGACGTCAGGCGACATCTCAAACTTTGAGAAGATAAATACGGTGTTCAACCTGAGTGAAAGTGCGAAAGAACTGTTAGGAAGCAATGGATTTGTGATAATAAATTATGGACATGAAGACGATATTACAGCACCTTATGAATACTTAAAGTGGCACGAAGTTCCTATATTTGTCACCGCAGACACATTGCTCCATCTCTACCATATCCAGTTCAATGAGATACTCAAGGGCGTTGAGGAAAGAGAGTTCTTTGACGAACTCGTTACTATGAGCAAAGCGATGCTTGTGCGTGCAGAACATGACTATAACAATTTCTCAGACTCCGAACCTGAATTAAAGGAAGCAGCGAGAAGGAATGTCGCTTATTTCTCGGTTGCATTAAAACTTTTGCAAACGCCGACCGAAGGCTATAACGGAAACGGAAGCGAAAACATCAGAGAAATTAATTTCTCGATACCAAATTACGTAAAAGACGAAGTTGAAGCGGAGATAGCCAATATAGAAAAGCATGAGGGGTTCCAACCAAGCCCAATTTTTAATTCAAATGCTAACTGTTCGTACTTCGATTCATGCTGCTATAGTGAGGATTATTCGCAATACGTGCCAAGAGGGCATTACACGCAAAGCGAGAAACTGAAAAGGTATTTTAAGGCGATGATGTGGTATGGCAGGATGGCGTTTCTGTTAAAGGGTTGCAACGGTGATGATGCACTGGTAAGCGAGCATGATGCAAAAATATCAACAATACAAGCTGCTTTAATATCTTCGGAGCTGCCGGAGGTGAAAGCCGGAGACAAACCAGTGCAGGAAATATGGGATCGTATCTATGCTGTTACTGCGTTCTTTGTTGGCAAAGCAGACGATTTGACACCTTACGAATATGCAAACGCGCTGAACAGCACTTTTGGCGTGGATTTCAATTTGAGCGAACTGAGTGATGAAGCTAATTTGTTGGCGCTGAAGGCAGAGCTTGCGAAGATGAGAAGTCCCGAAATTTACGGAGGAAGTGGAGTTTGTGTCGTTTACCCGCCGATAACCAGGGAGAAGTTGTACGAGTGCCTGGACAAGACAAAAGGAATGCGATTTATGGGTCAGAGATTCGTTCCTGATTCTTATATGTTTCAGCAACTGGTCTCTCCTGCGGTAGGCATGTATGTGGGCAATGACACGCCGTTCACGATGTGTATCACGCAACTGGGACCTGAGAGATGTTTCCCACGAGGTCTGGATGTTATGGCAGTGCTCGGTTCCGAAATGGCAGAGGATATTTTAAGAGAAGAAGGAGACACCGAATATGGAAGTAAATCGAACAACAAACCCGTAGATGTTTGCTCTAACTCTAACAACATGAGTTATGATATACAACTAAACACGCTTAAATCGGATTTTGCAGGTGTTAATCTCTCAGAATGGAATCAAAATCTGTACTGGAGCTGGCTTTACACGTTAAAGCCGTTGCTAACAGAGTTCGGGGATGGCTATCCAACGTTCATGCAGACCGAAGCATGGCAAAAGAAGGAGTTGCAGACTGCTCTCGCTTCATGGACTGAACTACGGCATGATACCATTCTTTACGTTAAGCAGGGTTATACACTCCCCCGTTCAGTAGCAATGCCGCCCAAGCCAGTAGGCTATGTGGAGCCAGTGCCGGAATTCTATGCGCGTTTGTTATCATTAACGCAAATGACAGAAGAAGGCTTGGCAGACCTCGACGTTCTGACTGAAACAGAGCGGGAAAGACTGCAAAGCTTGGAACGCATTCTTGAACGATTGGTTAACATTTCAAAAGCAGAACTTGAGAACAAGGAGTTGAACGAGAGCGATTACGAATTCATAAGAAACTTTGGCGAGAGTATGGATTCTATCGTTGCCGGCGTGGATGCCAGAGGTATGAACACCATCATCGTTGCTGATGTGCATACGGATTGCAACACGAAAAAGGTTCTGGAAGAGGGTGTCGGATACGTGAACATGATTCTGGTTGCTTATAACGTTCCAGACGGCAGGATAATCGTGGGTGCAGGTCCTGTTTTCAGCTATTACGAGTTCAAACATCCTATGGATGACCGGTTGACAGATGAGAAATGGAATGAGATGTTAGAGAATGAGAATGAGCCGCCGGAAGTGCAGGAGTGGGTAAAAGGGATTATGGGATGA
- the lysS gene encoding lysine--tRNA ligase: MHWSQAIAKDIIAQREERKHVVATGITPSGDIHIGNLREIIIGDAVRNALMDMGVDADLIYVADTFDPLRRRYPFLPPEYDQHVGRPLSEIPDPEGCHSSYAEHFLSPFLESLTELGIEIEILRADEMYKSGLYADAIKEALLRREELARILQESSGRHLSHDWSPFSPLCDACGRITSAVVTGYNMEKQEVYYECECGNKSTASLRGGGKLAWRVDWAARWRILGVTVEPFGKDHAAPGGSFDSGKRIALEIYNFKAPYPIPFEHILLKLREGDRTKVTAMSSSRGTNIPIHEILEVVPPEILKHLIWRVRPDRHIEFDPSTPLLHLIDEYEREIGGIGSGLAAKIPFRHFLTLVQVARGDFNELLAVIQRSGYELPEGAEEEKEEELNAIRKKAGYAQNWLQRYAPENLKFELQLSVPWEGIKGLSDAQKRALRMIAQRIASKKSLNATEWHNMIYEVATTANIDPKEVFRAIYISLLNKPSGPRAGWLLASLDIQFLRTRFEIASGTEAELDSNNCE; the protein is encoded by the coding sequence ATGCATTGGTCACAGGCGATAGCGAAGGACATTATAGCGCAAAGAGAAGAGCGAAAGCATGTCGTTGCCACGGGTATCACTCCTTCAGGAGATATCCACATTGGTAACCTCCGTGAGATAATAATTGGTGATGCAGTACGGAATGCACTCATGGATATGGGTGTGGATGCAGATCTTATCTACGTCGCTGACACCTTCGACCCACTGCGAAGAAGATACCCATTCCTGCCACCAGAATACGATCAACATGTAGGGAGACCGTTATCGGAGATCCCGGACCCTGAAGGATGCCATTCCTCCTATGCTGAACATTTCCTCAGTCCGTTCCTCGAATCCCTGACTGAACTGGGCATAGAGATAGAGATTCTACGTGCCGATGAGATGTATAAATCAGGCTTATATGCAGATGCGATAAAAGAGGCGTTGTTGAGGCGAGAGGAATTAGCGAGGATACTACAGGAGAGTTCAGGCAGACATCTGAGTCATGATTGGTCACCCTTCTCACCGCTTTGCGATGCCTGTGGTAGAATCACATCTGCTGTAGTAACAGGTTACAACATGGAGAAGCAAGAAGTATATTATGAGTGTGAATGCGGTAATAAAAGCACTGCATCGTTAAGAGGCGGGGGTAAATTGGCATGGCGGGTAGACTGGGCAGCGAGGTGGAGGATACTCGGCGTTACCGTTGAGCCTTTTGGTAAAGACCATGCAGCACCTGGCGGGAGCTTCGATTCTGGTAAGAGGATAGCCCTTGAGATATACAATTTCAAGGCACCTTATCCTATCCCATTTGAACATATCCTGCTCAAGCTCAGGGAAGGAGACAGAACGAAAGTCACGGCTATGTCTTCATCACGGGGCACCAACATCCCGATCCATGAGATACTAGAAGTTGTACCACCGGAGATACTGAAACATCTTATATGGCGAGTAAGACCCGACCGGCACATAGAATTTGACCCCTCCACACCGCTATTGCACCTGATAGACGAATATGAGCGTGAAATAGGAGGTATAGGAAGTGGTTTAGCAGCAAAAATACCGTTCCGGCATTTCCTGACACTCGTACAGGTAGCTCGTGGTGACTTCAATGAGCTACTTGCAGTTATCCAGAGGAGTGGTTATGAGTTACCTGAGGGAGCAGAAGAAGAGAAAGAGGAAGAGTTGAATGCGATACGGAAGAAAGCAGGATACGCTCAGAACTGGCTGCAGAGGTATGCACCTGAGAACCTTAAATTTGAGCTGCAGTTATCAGTGCCATGGGAAGGCATAAAAGGACTTTCTGATGCCCAGAAACGAGCTCTACGCATGATAGCACAGCGTATAGCATCCAAAAAAAGTCTCAATGCTACAGAATGGCATAATATGATATATGAGGTAGCTACCACTGCGAATATTGACCCAAAAGAGGTTTTTAGAGCTATTTACATTTCATTGCTGAATAAGCCTTCTGGACCCAGAGCAGGATGGCTACTCGCATCTCTGGATATCCAATTCCTGCGTACACGGTTTGAAATCGCATCAGGAACAGAAGCTGAGCTGGACTCAAATAATTGTGAATAA
- a CDS encoding ferrous iron transport protein A encodes MSGRDVKVAPLTTLLPGEKARIVALGHGRGRQRHFRTMGLMEGKMVEMIAMQPARGPLVINVEGTQIAIGLGMARRILIEKIQG; translated from the coding sequence ATGAGCGGTAGAGATGTAAAGGTAGCACCCCTCACGACTCTCTTACCGGGAGAAAAGGCGAGAATAGTTGCTCTGGGGCATGGTAGAGGGCGCCAACGCCACTTCAGGACAATGGGTCTGATGGAGGGTAAAATGGTAGAGATGATAGCGATGCAGCCTGCAAGGGGACCGCTGGTCATAAATGTTGAGGGTACCCAGATAGCAATCGGGCTTGGAATGGCGAGGCGTATATTAATAGAGAAGATACAGGGGTAG
- a CDS encoding DUF2111 domain-containing protein, producing MGVEELSIVVNEDATAEEIAPIAKAVNDLFVMPVAMRSRNKKGVRVEKGEIIDFEYTGPILEQVLKENRVIHTNLLKGKYAGVPVVVAPIRNRKGDVVAALGIFDLVGTVDLGALFADYPVVLEQVRSYRKGERK from the coding sequence ATGGGAGTAGAAGAATTGAGTATAGTAGTAAATGAGGACGCAACGGCAGAAGAAATCGCACCGATAGCGAAAGCGGTGAACGACTTGTTTGTAATGCCAGTTGCAATGCGAAGCAGGAATAAAAAGGGCGTTAGAGTGGAAAAAGGAGAAATTATAGACTTTGAATACACCGGTCCGATATTAGAGCAGGTACTGAAGGAGAATCGGGTGATACACACTAATCTCCTTAAGGGTAAATATGCAGGTGTGCCGGTAGTTGTTGCGCCGATTCGGAATAGGAAAGGGGATGTGGTAGCAGCTCTGGGCATTTTTGACCTGGTTGGAACAGTAGATTTGGGAGCTTTATTTGCCGACTATCCTGTGGTTCTCGAACAAGTCAGGTCGTATCGTAAAGGAGAGCGAAAGTGA